One Fuerstiella marisgermanici DNA window includes the following coding sequences:
- a CDS encoding type VI secretion protein IcmF/TssM N-terminal domain-containing protein: protein MRSIFYKVLEWTRLLFGMMPRSGVGNVKVYLIIHYCFIALVAITLAIFSNVIRDAVPGLRGGLKMWDWLERTWCGVAFLIVYAIIRIVLYLMELLGIEDDSEFPDIEADWEEILDALDRERLPIDDVPLFLVNGFTPQQEQSAFDAASEIEWRVVAPPVTQKSAVLRVFANDDAIFLCCTGVGSTNLQQGKVSNEPSSRSSAPVAHSGVTGTQAAGQLKGVVDRAKSVTGTNPAMGAPPPPPPPAGAAPAGGAPMAPPPPPAPVAGTGTQSKGIGAFFGTIAPGGLKRAMETFSGLNRSDAKGYGKKRLAPLSELESMIGIRRIEFVCHLINRSRAPYCPINGMLQAVPFSWAEEVDYARKLAPAIRDDVVAVHERLQLQFPVVVVVTELDDVPGMREFILRANRLQPGLRLSRAGSSFAAGADVSDKNAEWVIERGMQWFRGWVYSAFSYDLDNKENQKLFNMLCEVNQRKNALVTLLRESLYKVVTPRARLQGCYFCATGQASTEQAFIRGVLDKLPESQGDVAWTPQLKRSQKRSSTIAWACFGAAALLMVLTVLLARGLTGGGAS, encoded by the coding sequence ATGAGATCAATCTTCTATAAGGTTTTGGAATGGACACGTTTGTTGTTCGGCATGATGCCGCGCTCAGGCGTGGGTAATGTGAAGGTCTATCTGATCATTCATTATTGCTTTATCGCTTTGGTGGCCATCACTTTGGCGATCTTCAGCAATGTCATTCGCGACGCCGTTCCCGGACTGCGCGGTGGCCTGAAAATGTGGGACTGGCTGGAAAGAACGTGGTGCGGCGTCGCGTTTTTGATCGTCTATGCCATCATCCGCATCGTGCTGTACCTTATGGAACTGCTGGGCATTGAAGACGATTCTGAATTCCCCGACATCGAAGCCGATTGGGAAGAAATCTTAGACGCGCTCGATCGCGAACGACTGCCGATCGACGATGTGCCGCTGTTCCTCGTCAACGGCTTCACGCCTCAACAGGAACAAAGCGCGTTCGATGCAGCATCGGAAATTGAATGGCGAGTCGTTGCGCCGCCGGTCACTCAAAAATCGGCCGTGCTTCGAGTATTCGCGAACGACGACGCGATATTTCTGTGCTGCACCGGAGTGGGCTCAACCAACCTGCAACAGGGGAAAGTTTCGAACGAACCATCGTCACGGTCATCCGCGCCGGTCGCTCATAGTGGCGTCACCGGGACTCAGGCCGCTGGCCAGTTGAAGGGCGTGGTCGATCGGGCCAAATCCGTGACCGGCACAAACCCCGCGATGGGCGCTCCGCCACCTCCACCGCCTCCTGCTGGTGCTGCTCCGGCGGGCGGTGCTCCGATGGCCCCACCTCCGCCACCGGCCCCCGTTGCCGGCACGGGCACGCAGTCAAAAGGTATCGGCGCGTTTTTCGGAACAATTGCGCCGGGTGGGCTGAAGCGAGCGATGGAGACATTCTCCGGGTTAAACCGCAGCGATGCGAAAGGCTACGGCAAGAAGCGGCTGGCTCCGCTGTCCGAACTGGAAAGCATGATCGGCATTCGACGCATCGAATTTGTGTGCCATCTAATCAATCGATCGCGAGCACCATATTGTCCGATCAACGGAATGCTGCAGGCCGTGCCGTTTTCATGGGCCGAAGAAGTAGACTACGCTCGCAAACTGGCACCTGCGATTCGAGACGACGTGGTCGCCGTTCACGAACGACTGCAGCTTCAATTTCCGGTTGTGGTTGTCGTCACGGAACTGGACGACGTACCTGGCATGCGAGAATTCATTCTGCGCGCGAACCGGCTTCAGCCAGGGCTGCGGCTGTCTCGCGCTGGCAGTAGCTTTGCAGCCGGAGCAGACGTCAGCGACAAGAACGCCGAATGGGTCATTGAACGTGGGATGCAGTGGTTTCGTGGCTGGGTGTATTCAGCGTTTTCGTACGACCTGGACAACAAAGAAAACCAAAAGCTGTTCAACATGCTGTGCGAAGTTAACCAGCGCAAGAATGCTTTGGTGACGTTGCTGCGTGAGAGCCTTTACAAAGTCGTGACACCGCGAGCTCGCCTGCAGGGCTGCTACTTTTGTGCGACAGGACAGGCGTCTACAGAACAGGCGTTCATCCGAGGCGTGCTGGACAAGTTGCCGGAATCGCAGGGCGATGTGGCGTGGACTCCGCAGTTAAAGCGATCGCAAAAGCGTTCGTCGACAATTGCCTGGGCCTGCTTTGGCGCAGCCGCGTTGTTGATGGTTCTGACCGTATTGCTGGCCCGCGGACTGACAGGCGGAGGTGCGTCATGA